The sequence below is a genomic window from Nitrospirota bacterium.
CCGGAATGAGCCGCCTGGCCCGCCAACTGGGCAATCATAATCGGACCGCCCAGAGATTTGAGCGATAGACTCAAAGTGAGCATCTGTTTTAAAACATCAAAGGTTAACCGGGTTAATTCCCAGGTCTTTGTAAATCCTTTTTTGATCGATTCGATCACGCCGTATCGCTTAAAAACCGTTTTCTGACCCATGGACACGCCGATAACAATCTGCCCGGTGGCGTCATCTTTGGCTGGAATGAGTGATTTGTTCAATAAGGTGCCGTTGCGATCTACCGTCAACTGAATCTCTTTCCCTTCATTCTTCTTGATGATAGACGACATCTGATTCCAATGCGTGATCGGACTTCCATTCACTGAAACAATTCGATCCCCCTCTTCCAAACCTGCTTTCGCGGCCGGATACCCTTTTCTCATTTGGCCAATTGTAGCGGAAATTTCCGGATACCACCCCGCCAGTCCTACGCCGCTTTTTTCGTCAGAGCCGCTGGTCATTTGAACGGTTTTCGTTTCTCCATTTCGCAGAAGAACGATTTCCAGAAGATGATTGGGATTAGCGCCCACCTGCGTCAGAGCTCTTTCCCAGGTATCGGTATTTCTCTGATTGACGCTCTGAATCGTATCACCCGGCAATATTCCTGCCTTTTGGGCAGGAGAATTCTCTTCGACCCAGCCGACGCGAGGAGTCTGATCAAGATAGGCGGGAACCTCTGTTCCGATCAGGAAAACAATCGGCATCAAAGCAAATGCCAGAACCAGATTCATAAATGGACCCGCAAATACGATTTGCGCCCTCTGCCAGACTGTTTTAGAAGCAAATTCATCGGGCGCTTTCTGTATTTCATCCGGATTTTCTCCGGCCATTTTGACGTAGCCACCCAAAGGAATCGCCGAGAGGACATATTCCGTATCGCCCACTTTCTTGCTAAATAGCCTCGGTCCGAATCCGACTGAAAATTTTAAGATCCTGACGCCATTCCTTCTGGCAATATAAAAATGGCCCCACTCATGGATGACCACCAGAATACCGAGCACGATAATAAATGAGATAATCGTATAAAACATATCCACTCCTTCTTTCATTTTCAATTCAGGGCCCGTGCGGCGCTTTGCGTCCTCCGATGCCCCGAACCCCGCGTTACGCGCTGGCTAAACCAGTTGCATTACTATTTCTTCCCCTGAAGCATATCAATGAGCCGGGCTGCTTCTTTTCTTGCCCAGCCATCCGCATAAAGCACATCATCCAGTGTCTTGATCGACCCCGAATGATGGGCATCCATGGTTTTTTTTATTACTTCCTCAATTTCCAGAAAACGGATCTTGTGACTGAGAAAGGCAGAAACTGCCTCCTCATTTGCTGCATTTAATACGGCAGGCATTGTCCCGCCCGCGAAAAGCGCATCATAACCAAACGCGAGACAGGGGAAATCCTGATGATTTGGAACTGAAAATGTTAAAGATTCCGATGAGGTCAAATTAAGCGGCTGAAGATTCAAAGGGAGCCGCTCCGGATACCCCAGTGCATAAGAGATTGGTCCCCTCATATCCGGCACCCCCATCTGGGCAATCACTGATCCATCTATATATTCTACCATAGAATGGACGATACTTTGTGGATGAATCACAACTTCAATCTCCTCCACTTTTAAGTCGAATAACCATTTTGCTTCAATGACTTCGAGTCCTTTATTCATCAAGGTTGAGGAATCAATCGAAATCTTCTTTCCCATTAACCACTTAGGATGCTTCACGGCAGCCTCGGGGGTCACGCTTTCTTTCTCTTTTCGGGACAGATTCAGGAAGGGGCCTCCCGAAGCGGTCAAGATTATCTTTCTGACATTTTTCCTTTGATTTCCGGACAGCGCCTGAAAAACTGCGCTGTGTTCGCTGTCCACCGGAAGAATTCGAACGCCGGTTTTTTGCGCTTCCTGGCAGACCAGTTCCCCAGCAGTGACCATGCTCTCTTTGTTGGCAAGAGCGATATCTTTGCCCGCTCGGATTGCCGCAAGGGTGGGTAGAAGACCCCGGGCTCCAACAATGGCGGATACGACCAACTCTCCATCGGCAGACGTTGCGACCTGAAGAAGTCCTTTTTCACCTTCGAGGATATCGAGCTTGAGATCGAAACAGCGCTCTTTCAGGATTTTAGCGCTCTTCGCATCGGCAACGGACACAGTACTGGGAGAAAATCTCCGAATCTGTTTTTCAAACAGATCGAGATTGTACCCGGCCGCCATCGCGATGATCTTAAATCTCTCGGGAAACCTCGAAACAATATCGAGCGTGCTCTCACCAATCGAACCGGTAGAACCGAGAAGAATAATATTTTTCATTTTTTTATGATACCTTATCGCCCGGAGCAGAGTCTATGAAATTCAGATTTTACAATGGTAAAAAGTAAATGAGATAGTAAAATAGGAGTGGGGTGGTGAAGATAAAACTATCGATCTTATCGAGGATTCCGCCGTGACCCGGGAGAAGGTTGCTTGAATCTTTCACCTGATTGTCCCGCTTGAACATCGACTCGACCAGATCTCCGGTTTGACCGGCGACGCTCATGAGAATTGCCAGGATGACGATCTCCTTTAGCGAAAAAAAAGGGACAAACCACGCCCTGGCCAAAAGGGCCATTCCGACACCAAACAGTATCCCTCCAATCGCACCTTCTATCGTTTTGTTCGGGCTGATCGCAGGAGCCAGCTTTCTCCTTCCGAACAATTTTCCGGTAAAAAGCGCCCCCGAATCGGTTCCCCAGGTAACCATGGCCAGGAGGAAAATCCATTCCGGACCCTTTTCAAGGAGGCGGATGAGAATCAAATGACCCAGAAACCATGTGACATATATCATTCCCATCCCCATCACGGAGACGGAAAGAAAGTATGAACGCCGATCCATCTTAAGGTGAACGGTTAAAAAGATCAGGAAGAGTGCCGAAACGATCAGTGAGAGAAAAAAGGGATTACTTAATTTTTCCAGACCTTTTAAATCGATCCCTTGAAGATAAAATCCGCCAAGCATGATCAGGGACAAGAGTTCTCCGGCAATCAGGACGGAATATCTCTTTTCTTTGAAGTAAAGTGCATAAAATTCGTAGAGTCCGAGCGAAGAAACCAGCACCACAAAGAAGAAAAAATAAATTGGGTTTTGGAAGGCGACAAGGAAGTAAAATAAAGGGAAGAAAAGAAGCGCCACGCCCAGTCGTTTCATCTTGCTACAGGCAGATTCGCTGCGGAAGAGGCGCGATCATCGTTTAACCTGACTGGATTCCTGCGGAATTTCAGGAGCGATCTTTCCAAACCTCCGTTCTCTTCTTTGAAAATCGAGTATCGCCAATAAGAGATCCTTTCTCCTGAAATCGGGCCAGAGCGTCTTTGAGAAATAAAGTTCGGTATAGGCGAGCTGCCAGAGAAGGAAATTGCTGATTCGC
It includes:
- the rseP gene encoding RIP metalloprotease RseP; amino-acid sequence: MKEGVDMFYTIISFIIVLGILVVIHEWGHFYIARRNGVRILKFSVGFGPRLFSKKVGDTEYVLSAIPLGGYVKMAGENPDEIQKAPDEFASKTVWQRAQIVFAGPFMNLVLAFALMPIVFLIGTEVPAYLDQTPRVGWVEENSPAQKAGILPGDTIQSVNQRNTDTWERALTQVGANPNHLLEIVLLRNGETKTVQMTSGSDEKSGVGLAGWYPEISATIGQMRKGYPAAKAGLEEGDRIVSVNGSPITHWNQMSSIIKKNEGKEIQLTVDRNGTLLNKSLIPAKDDATGQIVIGVSMGQKTVFKRYGVIESIKKGFTKTWELTRLTFDVLKQMLTLSLSLKSLGGPIMIAQLAGQAAHSGMGDLISLMAFLSLQLAIMNLLPIPVLDGGWLVFLGIEAIQGKPLNQKGMQIAQTIGFAALMTLFVVVSYNDILRYIR
- a CDS encoding 1-deoxy-D-xylulose-5-phosphate reductoisomerase, whose translation is MKNIILLGSTGSIGESTLDIVSRFPERFKIIAMAAGYNLDLFEKQIRRFSPSTVSVADAKSAKILKERCFDLKLDILEGEKGLLQVATSADGELVVSAIVGARGLLPTLAAIRAGKDIALANKESMVTAGELVCQEAQKTGVRILPVDSEHSAVFQALSGNQRKNVRKIILTASGGPFLNLSRKEKESVTPEAAVKHPKWLMGKKISIDSSTLMNKGLEVIEAKWLFDLKVEEIEVVIHPQSIVHSMVEYIDGSVIAQMGVPDMRGPISYALGYPERLPLNLQPLNLTSSESLTFSVPNHQDFPCLAFGYDALFAGGTMPAVLNAANEEAVSAFLSHKIRFLEIEEVIKKTMDAHHSGSIKTLDDVLYADGWARKEAARLIDMLQGKK
- a CDS encoding phosphatidate cytidylyltransferase: MKRLGVALLFFPLFYFLVAFQNPIYFFFFVVLVSSLGLYEFYALYFKEKRYSVLIAGELLSLIMLGGFYLQGIDLKGLEKLSNPFFLSLIVSALFLIFLTVHLKMDRRSYFLSVSVMGMGMIYVTWFLGHLILIRLLEKGPEWIFLLAMVTWGTDSGALFTGKLFGRRKLAPAISPNKTIEGAIGGILFGVGMALLARAWFVPFFSLKEIVILAILMSVAGQTGDLVESMFKRDNQVKDSSNLLPGHGGILDKIDSFIFTTPLLFYYLIYFLPL